Proteins encoded within one genomic window of Rubritalea squalenifaciens DSM 18772:
- a CDS encoding ABC transporter ATP-binding protein, whose protein sequence is MKTIRRIFSYYGRYPKLAVAQLLCAILMTVMLPVFSEMSGRIFKNVIESHKQAEQTEKIAQRVIETPVDASGEEIRSRIAEDIRSESPDTQAKEYKKNSTSELIIYTLIALAAFFGRDLFNCLRILINNVFEQKAIFDLRSELYSKLQRLPLKWFDSKRTGDIMTRVAEDIPAMERLLIDGVEQGLIAILQIVGISAFLIWKDPILGFTALAPIPFLAIGAWIYTKNARERYRDLKRFTGDMNALLSDNISGVRQIKSYAAEEDEHKRFNKLSNKVRQATLKVMKYWAVYSPTMSFVNSCGYVLVLGVGGYRIITDPAVGTEIYLYFFTIMWALYEPIGRLHGLNQMALSSKAAAERVFEILDTDDELHADEGKMLPQPLNGEVIFKNVNFSYEDEPTLHDITFTAKPGQTIALVGSTGAGKSTLVNLLTRFYEYDDGSITIDGRELNTLNKPSLRSSIAYVTQDSFLFNGTVRENLILGKRDATDEELWRALDAANASPFVKELPELLDTNVGERGVKLSGGEKQRLSIARALLKNQPILILDEATASVDSKTEKLIQDALDNLMHTRTAFVIAHRLSTIQNADVIHVLDRGHIIESGTHAELLAKNGKYAALSKQAFLNDTSTD, encoded by the coding sequence ATGAAGACCATCCGACGCATATTTTCCTACTACGGCCGATACCCGAAACTCGCAGTTGCTCAACTACTTTGTGCTATTCTCATGACCGTCATGCTCCCCGTTTTCTCGGAGATGTCTGGACGCATCTTCAAGAATGTCATCGAGTCTCACAAACAAGCTGAGCAAACCGAAAAAATAGCTCAGCGAGTAATTGAAACCCCTGTTGATGCCTCTGGCGAAGAAATCAGATCCCGCATTGCTGAAGATATCCGCTCTGAGTCTCCAGACACTCAGGCTAAGGAGTATAAAAAGAATAGCACCAGCGAACTCATCATCTATACACTGATCGCTCTGGCGGCCTTTTTCGGGAGAGACCTGTTCAACTGCCTGCGCATTCTCATCAATAATGTATTCGAGCAGAAAGCAATTTTTGACCTCCGCTCTGAACTCTACTCCAAACTCCAGCGACTGCCTCTGAAATGGTTCGATTCCAAGCGCACTGGTGACATCATGACCCGTGTAGCCGAAGACATCCCCGCCATGGAGAGACTTCTAATTGACGGCGTAGAGCAAGGACTGATTGCCATCTTACAAATTGTTGGCATCTCGGCCTTCCTCATCTGGAAGGACCCCATACTCGGCTTTACAGCACTGGCACCCATTCCCTTCCTGGCCATCGGTGCCTGGATTTACACCAAGAACGCACGTGAACGCTATCGTGACCTCAAGCGCTTCACTGGTGACATGAACGCCCTGCTCAGCGACAACATCTCCGGCGTACGCCAGATCAAATCCTATGCCGCGGAGGAGGACGAACATAAGCGCTTCAACAAGCTCTCCAACAAAGTTCGCCAGGCAACCCTCAAGGTCATGAAGTACTGGGCTGTCTATTCCCCCACCATGTCTTTCGTCAACTCATGCGGCTACGTACTCGTCCTTGGAGTCGGCGGGTACCGCATCATTACCGACCCGGCGGTGGGCACCGAGATCTATCTCTATTTCTTCACCATCATGTGGGCCCTTTATGAACCAATCGGACGTCTCCATGGCCTCAACCAAATGGCTCTCTCATCAAAAGCGGCTGCCGAGCGCGTATTTGAGATCCTCGATACTGATGATGAGCTCCATGCCGATGAAGGAAAGATGCTTCCACAACCTCTTAACGGAGAAGTCATCTTCAAGAACGTCAACTTCTCCTATGAGGACGAGCCTACCCTGCATGACATCACTTTTACCGCCAAGCCGGGTCAAACTATCGCTCTGGTTGGCTCCACTGGTGCTGGAAAATCGACCTTGGTTAACCTTCTTACCCGTTTCTATGAGTATGATGACGGCTCCATCACCATCGATGGCCGCGAATTAAACACCCTCAACAAACCGTCCCTGCGCTCCTCTATTGCCTACGTAACCCAGGACTCTTTCCTCTTCAACGGCACCGTCCGTGAAAATCTTATCCTCGGCAAACGCGATGCCACAGATGAAGAGCTCTGGCGTGCGCTGGATGCAGCTAACGCCTCCCCATTCGTCAAAGAACTACCAGAACTACTCGATACCAACGTCGGCGAACGTGGCGTAAAACTCTCCGGTGGAGAAAAGCAACGCCTCTCGATTGCACGCGCCCTGCTCAAAAACCAGCCCATCCTGATTCTGGATGAGGCCACTGCCTCTGTAGACTCCAAGACTGAAAAGCTCATTCAGGATGCACTGGATAACCTCATGCACACACGCACCGCCTTCGTCATCGCACACCGCCTCTCCACCATCCAGAACGCGGATGTCATCCACGTACTCGACCGAGGCCACATCATCGAATCCGGCACGCACGCCGAGTTGCTGGCGAAAAATGGCAAATATGCCGCACTTTCGAAACAGGCATTCCTCAACGATACGAGCACAGACTAA
- the tkt gene encoding transketolase, whose amino-acid sequence MNQEILSQAANQARGLAIDAVHACSSGHLGLPLGCAEIGAVLFGQSLSFNPDAPKWLNRDRFILSAGHGSMFIYTWLHMSGYDLSLEDLKNFRQLHSKTPGHPENFETPGVEATTGPLGQGVGNAVGYAMSGKRAAAKYNTAEHTIFDHHVVALAGDGCLQEGVAREAIEYAGHNGLDNLILIYDSNDVTLDAMANVTQGEKAEVYFASQGWDAEVINGHDLAAVHGAVENAKSNNNGKPKIIIAKTLIGKGIPQVEGSQKAHGEGGAAFSVEARQGLGLPAETFHVSDEVYAYFKEQKEKQIAQFEEWQKTFEAWSAANPELAEELANGVGNIIPSDLLDRIPEFDADYADATRNSGGVVINKVAQEVPQLLTGSADLFGSTKNYIKDGGDFSATDPGGRNIWFGIREHAMGAICNGIAYDGIFRASGATFLVFADYLRPSIRLAALAGLPVTYIFTHDSVGVGEDGPTHQPVETVSGLRVIPGLDVIRPADPEEVAASYAAAMARVDGPTALIFSRQKVRSNVETPASVRREGTLKGGYVLREEKGDLKLILMASGSEVGHIIEAAEQLGEGVRVVSMPCIERFNRQSADYKKSVLPCCCSKRIAIEAGVSDLWHQFTGFEGRVIGIDRFGISAPGNTVMKELGMTADNVVAVAKELLGH is encoded by the coding sequence ATGAATCAGGAAATTCTAAGTCAAGCAGCGAACCAAGCACGCGGACTGGCCATTGATGCTGTCCATGCATGTTCATCTGGCCATTTGGGCCTCCCACTCGGATGTGCCGAGATCGGCGCCGTTCTTTTCGGTCAGTCCCTGAGCTTCAACCCAGATGCTCCTAAGTGGCTCAACCGTGACCGCTTCATTCTCTCTGCAGGTCATGGCTCCATGTTCATCTACACATGGTTGCACATGAGTGGTTACGACCTTTCTTTGGAAGATCTTAAGAATTTCCGCCAGCTTCACAGCAAGACTCCAGGTCACCCAGAGAACTTTGAGACTCCTGGTGTCGAGGCGACCACTGGTCCACTTGGTCAGGGTGTAGGCAATGCTGTTGGTTATGCGATGTCTGGCAAGCGTGCTGCTGCCAAGTACAACACTGCTGAGCACACCATCTTTGACCACCACGTAGTTGCACTTGCTGGTGACGGCTGTCTCCAGGAAGGTGTGGCTCGCGAGGCGATCGAGTATGCCGGTCACAACGGTCTCGATAACCTGATCCTCATCTACGATAGCAACGACGTGACTCTCGATGCTATGGCTAACGTCACTCAGGGTGAGAAGGCTGAAGTTTACTTCGCTTCCCAAGGTTGGGATGCAGAAGTGATCAATGGCCACGACCTTGCAGCAGTTCATGGTGCTGTTGAAAATGCCAAGAGCAACAACAACGGCAAACCAAAGATCATCATTGCCAAGACACTTATTGGTAAGGGCATTCCTCAGGTTGAAGGTTCCCAGAAGGCACACGGTGAAGGCGGTGCTGCATTCTCTGTCGAGGCACGCCAAGGCCTCGGTCTTCCAGCTGAGACATTCCATGTTTCTGATGAAGTTTATGCCTACTTCAAAGAGCAGAAGGAAAAGCAAATCGCCCAGTTCGAAGAGTGGCAAAAGACATTCGAAGCTTGGAGTGCTGCTAACCCAGAGCTTGCTGAAGAGCTTGCAAACGGCGTAGGCAATATCATTCCTAGCGACCTTCTCGACCGCATCCCTGAGTTCGATGCTGATTATGCAGACGCTACTCGTAACAGCGGTGGTGTAGTCATCAACAAAGTGGCTCAGGAAGTTCCTCAGCTTCTCACCGGTTCAGCTGACCTTTTCGGTTCCACTAAGAACTACATCAAGGATGGTGGTGATTTCTCCGCTACTGATCCTGGTGGACGTAACATCTGGTTCGGCATTCGTGAGCACGCAATGGGTGCGATCTGCAACGGTATCGCCTATGATGGTATCTTCCGCGCAAGTGGTGCTACTTTCCTGGTATTTGCTGATTACCTTCGTCCATCTATCCGCCTCGCGGCACTTGCTGGCCTTCCTGTGACCTACATCTTCACACACGATTCCGTGGGTGTGGGTGAAGACGGCCCTACTCACCAACCTGTGGAAACAGTAAGCGGTCTCCGCGTGATTCCAGGTCTTGATGTGATTCGTCCGGCAGATCCTGAAGAAGTAGCCGCTTCCTATGCAGCTGCCATGGCGCGCGTGGATGGTCCTACGGCTCTTATCTTCTCACGTCAGAAGGTTCGCTCCAATGTGGAGACTCCTGCTTCAGTTCGCCGTGAAGGTACCCTCAAGGGTGGTTATGTTCTCCGTGAGGAGAAGGGCGACCTTAAGCTCATCCTCATGGCATCCGGTTCTGAAGTTGGTCACATCATCGAGGCTGCTGAGCAGCTTGGTGAAGGTGTTCGTGTGGTGTCCATGCCATGTATCGAGCGCTTCAACCGTCAGAGTGCTGATTACAAGAAGAGTGTTCTTCCATGCTGCTGCTCCAAGCGTATCGCCATTGAGGCCGGTGTTTCCGATCTCTGGCACCAGTTCACAGGCTTCGAAGGTCGCGTGATTGGTATCGACCGCTTCGGTATCTCGGCTCCAGGTAACACGGTGATGAAGGAGCTTGGTATGACTGCTGACAATGTAGTTGCTGTCGCCAAGGAGCTTCTGGGTCACTAG
- a CDS encoding EF-hand domain-containing protein — MKNVRQWLAAGVTVASVVGAGNLFAEDAKDKPENRREAMLKRFDKDSDGKLSEEEKAELRKARQERSGDRPERKRGWSRDGDSDRHKAMREKLLKEFDKDGDGELSDEEKKAAREAWAKRREDRNKREAAVHAKFVQKYDTDGDGKLSEQERKSARAAMTEAYEAFKAEMVKLYDADGDGKLSEDERQTARDKEKEKMLEKFDKDGDGELNKEERQAAFDDMLENRPFRIMHHMMRKHHDHKHGHRGEGGPRGQKGDKPGRGPRGDGPPAERRGPRGPAPDEVPKNF; from the coding sequence ATGAAAAACGTAAGACAATGGCTCGCCGCAGGTGTGACGGTTGCAAGTGTTGTCGGTGCGGGAAATCTTTTTGCGGAGGATGCCAAAGACAAGCCTGAGAACCGACGTGAAGCCATGCTCAAGCGCTTCGATAAGGACAGTGACGGGAAACTCTCTGAGGAAGAGAAGGCTGAGCTCCGCAAGGCTAGGCAAGAGAGGTCAGGCGATCGTCCAGAGCGCAAGCGTGGCTGGAGCCGTGATGGCGATAGTGACCGCCATAAAGCAATGCGCGAAAAGCTCTTGAAAGAGTTTGATAAAGATGGCGATGGGGAGCTCTCCGATGAAGAGAAAAAAGCTGCTCGTGAGGCCTGGGCCAAGCGCCGTGAAGACCGCAACAAGCGCGAAGCTGCCGTACATGCTAAGTTTGTTCAGAAATACGATACAGACGGAGATGGCAAGCTCTCAGAGCAGGAGAGGAAGTCAGCCCGTGCAGCCATGACCGAAGCTTATGAAGCCTTCAAAGCTGAGATGGTGAAGCTCTATGATGCAGATGGAGACGGCAAGCTTTCAGAGGATGAGCGTCAGACCGCCCGTGATAAGGAGAAGGAAAAGATGCTCGAGAAGTTTGATAAGGATGGTGATGGCGAGCTGAACAAAGAAGAACGTCAGGCTGCCTTTGATGATATGCTGGAGAACCGCCCGTTCCGTATCATGCATCACATGATGAGAAAGCATCATGACCATAAGCATGGTCATCGTGGAGAGGGGGGCCCTCGCGGTCAAAAGGGGGATAAGCCTGGCCGTGGTCCAAGAGGTGATGGTCCTCCTGCTGAGAGAAGAGGCCCGCGTGGACCTGCTCCAGATGAGGTGCCCAAGAATTTTTAA